GTCGATGGTCGAACTGGCCCAGCGCGCAGAGCGCCGGCTAGAGAGTGGTGAGGAGGCTAGCTAAGGTCTTCCCCCTCAATTCAGCGAGCGCCCCTACCTCTCGGATGGTCATGGGGCGCTCTCCGTTTTTAACGCCCTGTACCAAGTCAGCTTGCACGCCCCAGGCTCCGCACAAGACGCCCGTAGGCGTATCTCGTGCTAGTGCAACCAACCGCTCTGAATCCATAAAACCGTCCCCGCATTCGAAAGTATGTTCGATTACTCGTTAGCTTACGACGAGCAGCCGACAAGATAGCAACCCTGCATCTGCCTAGCAGGATTAAGTCCAGACGCGTTAAAGAGTAGCGTTATGGGGTCTGAGAGTTAAATTTGGGATTGACGCACCCATATCCCATACTTGAAGTTAAAGATGAGTGGTGAGAACTCATATGGGTTTTGGAGCGCACGAACTAGGCGTCGGCATGCCTCATGGGGGTTTCTGACGCCGGAACGGATAGATTATGGTCATGCCATCGGGGAAACAGCCAGAATCAGGACAACTCGCGCGCGCCTTCGCAGCGGAGGTGCGTGCTGCTCTGGCGCGCCGCCGGATCACAGCCAAGCAACTGGCCCTAGATACCGGCTTATCCTCAACGTACATGGGCAAGCGTTTACGCGACGAGTCCCCATTTACTCTTAACGATGTCGAGGTGATCTGCGAGAAGCTCGGCGCGGACTCTGAGGCGTTCAGGGCGGCGGCCGCAAAGGCTCTGCGCGAGGCCGGGGTGGATGACGACCCGCAGGAATAGGACTTAACGAAAGGAAGCCCCCACCGTCTTGGTGGGGGCTTCTTTTTGCGTCTAGGACGCGATGCTCTGATTCAGAGCCGTCTCGACCATCGCCGCGGCCCGGAAGTGGGCGTCTGGCACAAGGTGGCCGTAGGTCTTGGTGGTCGTGATGATGGATTCGTGTCCGAGGCGGTTTGCGAGCTCGTAGAGGTTCATGCCGCCGGCGATCATCATGGAGGCGTGTGAGTGTCGGATGTCGTGGATGCGTGGCCGCTTGTGGATCTTCAGCGGGTTGTCCTCGTTTGCTTCGGCAGCTTTTACTGCGTCATACCAGCCGTCGAGCCATTGGCGGTGTTGCGGGTAGACCAGAGTGTCTGGCGAGACTGTGAAGATTGGCCTGCCTGGCGCTGCTGATTCGACACGGGAGCGGATGGCTTCGACCGTGGAGGGCGCCAGCGCCACTGTGCGGCGCGCTTTCTTCGTCTTCGGGGCT
The sequence above is a segment of the Arthrobacter sp. StoSoilB22 genome. Coding sequences within it:
- a CDS encoding helix-turn-helix transcriptional regulator produces the protein MPSGKQPESGQLARAFAAEVRAALARRRITAKQLALDTGLSSTYMGKRLRDESPFTLNDVEVICEKLGADSEAFRAAAAKALREAGVDDDPQE